From a single Aggregatilinea lenta genomic region:
- a CDS encoding N-6 DNA methylase, translated as MPGLAESILALVEPIVGDVDSPVHRRHLASAFDKYYAAIETSLARYRDHLGKKTVEIGALRRRYILETAILHVLTQLLLLRTNNEGSTTFLWPVNEEEGFFTWYQLPSRLQEDIGESLAKLKAAHNLELTLSYTLDQVFRTTGIDYLGEYYTPLPIARHILQLSELKSSHVLDSRRIVDPSCGGGVLLLLAAQQIIADLDASKSDPQAIIDMLSASIHGFDIQPFAVTLTRSLLTSVCTPLLHTGATFLESPFPRVQVQDPLATRDGSWTHSQFDWILGNPPFQPVKKAGLDYADAYADILYGHPNLYQLFLWWAVLAARPDGRIAFLLPQSLLAGSYFQRLRQELFERVQLLAVTRLIERKGIVGNADQQMMAIALKANGHGATEQSRDVAIRVTWNGDDIDQTPVHFVASERVTQSKNKQIIWIVSEKNDDYELLEALERSSNLLAQMKHLFLLNNGEYVWNQHKHLLSREYVESSYPLVSSACVGRYSIKFPYSGSHPTRTRSFSRLDPSVSNYLHSGPMILVQRTTRRKVGRRLVAGMLGQQFYTEYGKYFVENHVNYVTLASDTSVDFLYGLLAWFNSDLMNFVFQLENGTPHVSITDLGLLPVPLDVVAHLVEPAKSICSSTEEEKGSQIAEINELLFNHYHLSPNQRKRIQFVLDRAERKPRQGHA; from the coding sequence ATGCCGGGTCTTGCCGAGAGCATCTTGGCCCTTGTTGAACCCATCGTAGGTGACGTTGATTCACCTGTCCATCGGCGACACCTTGCTTCCGCGTTTGACAAGTATTACGCTGCAATAGAAACATCATTGGCTCGGTATAGAGATCATCTCGGAAAGAAAACCGTTGAGATTGGGGCTTTGAGAAGGCGCTATATTCTCGAAACCGCAATCTTGCACGTGCTTACTCAACTCTTGCTTCTTAGGACAAACAATGAAGGGTCAACTACTTTCTTGTGGCCAGTCAACGAGGAAGAAGGTTTCTTCACGTGGTACCAATTACCATCTAGATTGCAGGAGGATATCGGCGAATCACTGGCAAAACTCAAAGCGGCACATAATCTTGAACTCACCCTGTCATATACCCTGGATCAAGTCTTTCGCACAACTGGGATCGACTATTTGGGAGAATACTATACGCCACTTCCCATTGCCCGACACATTCTTCAGCTATCTGAACTAAAGTCGAGTCATGTTTTAGACTCGCGTAGGATCGTTGATCCTTCATGCGGTGGGGGCGTTCTGTTACTACTTGCAGCCCAACAGATAATAGCTGATCTTGATGCCTCAAAATCAGACCCACAAGCCATTATCGACATGCTCTCAGCTAGTATCCACGGCTTCGATATTCAACCCTTTGCCGTAACGTTAACGAGAAGTCTCTTAACCTCGGTATGCACTCCGCTGCTACACACGGGCGCCACTTTCCTCGAAAGTCCATTTCCCCGAGTGCAAGTTCAAGATCCACTTGCGACGCGAGACGGTTCTTGGACTCACAGTCAATTTGACTGGATTCTTGGGAATCCACCATTTCAACCTGTTAAGAAAGCTGGCCTGGATTATGCTGATGCTTATGCTGACATCCTTTATGGGCATCCCAATTTATATCAACTTTTTCTTTGGTGGGCCGTCTTGGCTGCTCGCCCAGATGGCAGAATCGCGTTCCTTCTTCCTCAGTCATTACTGGCAGGAAGCTACTTCCAAAGATTACGGCAAGAGCTTTTTGAAAGGGTGCAGTTACTTGCAGTCACCCGACTGATTGAACGCAAAGGTATTGTCGGGAATGCGGATCAACAGATGATGGCGATTGCCCTGAAAGCCAATGGGCATGGGGCAACTGAACAGAGTCGAGATGTTGCGATTCGAGTAACCTGGAATGGCGATGACATCGATCAAACTCCTGTGCACTTCGTGGCATCTGAGCGCGTTACGCAGTCGAAAAACAAGCAAATAATCTGGATAGTCTCTGAGAAAAACGATGATTACGAGTTACTAGAAGCGCTTGAGCGTTCCAGCAATCTGCTTGCTCAGATGAAACACCTCTTCTTGCTCAACAATGGAGAATATGTCTGGAATCAGCATAAGCATCTATTGAGCAGAGAGTATGTGGAGAGCTCATATCCTCTTGTATCCTCGGCGTGCGTCGGACGTTACTCAATCAAGTTCCCATACAGCGGCTCGCATCCTACTCGCACACGTTCTTTTTCAAGGCTTGATCCCAGTGTGTCGAATTACCTTCATTCTGGGCCAATGATTTTGGTCCAGCGCACTACGCGGCGCAAAGTGGGAAGACGGCTAGTCGCAGGAATGTTGGGTCAGCAGTTCTATACGGAATATGGAAAGTACTTCGTGGAAAATCATGTGAACTACGTTACTCTCGCTTCAGACACGTCAGTGGATTTTCTCTACGGCCTGTTGGCATGGTTCAATAGCGATCTTATGAATTTCGTATTTCAACTAGAAAATGGGACACCACACGTTTCCATCACTGATCTGGGATTGCTCCCTGTTCCCCTTGATGTAGTTGCGCACCTTGTCGAGCCGGCAAAATCCATATGCTCTAGCACAGAAGAAGAAAAAGGATCACAAATAGCAGAGATAAATGAACTGTTGTTTAATCATTATCATCTATCACCTAACCAGCGAAAGAGAATACAGTTTGTACTTGACAGGGCCGAACGCAAACCTCGACAGGGTCATGCCTAG
- a CDS encoding SH3 domain-containing protein: MRRLQKLGLPLSLLAGALAGSLLPSARHDSPASSAGECVPERYVFEAVCSTPEDDPAGVLLFVPRLSTATALPPAAPSATLGATDTPPALPTATGSPTVSSTPAATETATGTATADPELVCYGTVIATLPLNLRDGHATSAAVLAQAGPGTTWRIYAVWPTDPDAPTDEWVRVRLDDGRDAWMASHYGGEDYVRFETTDACAAVRWPNGTDEATSTPVPTATATPVATEPSGPVGTPTPESGVAPVPTSEDGKACTVTLLEGSMIRAGAGTGYVATGSATAGEPLEISRVVADSAYAWGQHDRGWTALYTLSESAWRVGVWGSEGETCLDVPGWTEVGLDVPPYATAWGVLTTVGADKATVQEMVDIVKGAGRMPALTVVMDASMAVAFDDQAYVIWRPWPDCPEMLDDVAASVQARLDYVDLVTRHSGFDALQLTNECLWPSPSYLNAWTLEALRQAWTRWPGKQIIPWVWAPGTFQIEWLPTLRPALMDMAAHGDLFGLNLYPARVGVPLSTRDAWTIWTTWRYEMIQAQFEPGADPCFVVTEAGAGDGNMPLTP, from the coding sequence ATGCGCCGGCTTCAGAAGCTGGGACTGCCCTTGAGCCTGCTGGCCGGGGCGCTGGCCGGCAGCCTGCTGCCGTCCGCGCGGCACGACTCTCCCGCCTCGTCGGCGGGGGAGTGCGTGCCGGAGCGTTACGTCTTCGAGGCGGTGTGCAGCACGCCGGAGGATGACCCGGCAGGCGTGCTGCTGTTCGTGCCGCGGCTGAGCACGGCCACGGCGCTGCCACCGGCAGCACCCAGTGCCACACTCGGCGCGACGGACACGCCGCCAGCGCTGCCAACCGCGACAGGCTCGCCGACCGTCAGCAGTACACCGGCGGCAACCGAGACCGCGACGGGCACCGCCACGGCAGATCCGGAACTCGTGTGCTACGGGACCGTGATCGCCACGCTGCCGCTCAATCTGCGCGATGGCCACGCCACGAGCGCCGCGGTGCTCGCCCAGGCCGGACCGGGCACGACCTGGCGGATCTACGCAGTCTGGCCGACCGACCCGGACGCGCCTACCGATGAGTGGGTGCGGGTGCGGCTCGACGATGGGCGCGACGCCTGGATGGCGAGCCACTACGGCGGCGAAGACTACGTGCGCTTCGAGACGACGGACGCCTGTGCTGCCGTGCGCTGGCCGAATGGCACGGATGAAGCGACGAGCACACCGGTCCCGACGGCGACTGCCACACCGGTGGCAACTGAGCCATCTGGCCCAGTGGGCACGCCGACACCGGAGAGCGGCGTCGCGCCGGTTCCAACGAGCGAGGACGGCAAGGCCTGCACCGTGACCCTGCTGGAAGGGTCGATGATCCGGGCCGGGGCGGGCACGGGGTATGTGGCCACGGGCAGCGCGACGGCGGGCGAGCCGTTGGAGATCTCGCGAGTCGTGGCCGACAGCGCGTACGCCTGGGGCCAGCACGACCGCGGCTGGACGGCGCTCTATACGTTATCCGAATCCGCCTGGCGCGTCGGCGTGTGGGGCAGCGAGGGAGAGACGTGCCTCGACGTGCCGGGCTGGACAGAGGTAGGCCTTGACGTGCCGCCCTATGCGACGGCATGGGGCGTACTGACGACGGTGGGTGCCGACAAAGCCACAGTGCAGGAGATGGTCGATATCGTGAAGGGGGCCGGACGCATGCCAGCTCTCACCGTGGTGATGGACGCGAGCATGGCCGTGGCTTTCGACGACCAGGCGTACGTCATCTGGCGCCCCTGGCCGGATTGCCCGGAGATGCTCGACGACGTCGCGGCCAGTGTCCAGGCACGGCTGGACTACGTCGATCTGGTGACGCGGCACAGCGGCTTCGATGCGTTACAGCTCACGAACGAGTGCCTGTGGCCGTCGCCGAGTTATCTCAACGCCTGGACGCTCGAAGCGCTGCGCCAGGCGTGGACGCGCTGGCCGGGGAAGCAGATTATCCCGTGGGTCTGGGCGCCGGGTACATTCCAGATCGAATGGCTGCCAACGCTGCGGCCCGCGCTAATGGACATGGCCGCGCACGGCGACCTGTTCGGGCTGAACCTGTATCCAGCCAGGGTCGGTGTGCCGCTCTCAACGCGCGACGCGTGGACCATCTGGACAACGTGGCGCTACGAAATGATCCAGGCGCAGTTTGAGCCGGGGGCCGATCCATGCTTCGTGGTGACTGAGGCCGGAGCGGGGGATGGGAATATGCCCCTGACGCCGTAG
- a CDS encoding HNH endonuclease produces the protein MNSSRHFPRLQRRENYSAYNRYSEYRSEIREDCQERCVYCDMHEFACGGIQGMQIDHFKPKNHFPELEHDPCNLVWSCAPCNRLKWHSWPPIDFPDEVDGRRAFLDPFDVDRNHYFEIIPDDGSLIARQDPAQYMIERLQLNRDLLRFMRRKRDVFDKFVEFLDGIVEKSGDVADKKHWVAIRALIDELFVPY, from the coding sequence ATGAATAGCTCACGACACTTTCCTCGGCTTCAGCGCCGAGAAAACTATAGTGCCTATAACAGATACAGTGAGTATCGCAGCGAGATTCGGGAGGACTGCCAAGAACGCTGTGTTTACTGCGATATGCATGAATTTGCATGTGGCGGTATCCAGGGCATGCAGATCGATCACTTTAAGCCAAAGAACCACTTCCCCGAGCTCGAACATGACCCGTGCAATCTTGTATGGAGCTGTGCTCCATGCAACCGGCTGAAGTGGCATAGTTGGCCTCCTATCGATTTCCCAGATGAGGTCGATGGAAGACGTGCGTTTCTAGATCCTTTTGATGTTGATCGAAACCATTATTTTGAAATTATTCCAGACGATGGCTCACTAATTGCTCGCCAAGATCCCGCGCAATACATGATTGAACGCCTACAACTTAACCGCGACCTGCTACGTTTCATGCGACGTAAAAGAGATGTTTTCGATAAGTTTGTCGAATTCCTCGATGGTATTGTTGAAAAATCAGGGGACGTCGCAGACAAAAAGCATTGGGTGGCAATCAGGGCGTTAATAGACGAACTCTTCGTTCCTTACTGA
- a CDS encoding DNA polymerase III subunit alpha: MGAYVELHCHSNFSLLDGASHPEELVARAAVLGMDALALTDHDAVYGAVRFVEACRRQGIQPILGAEVTLTGGHHLTLLVENETGWHNLCEILTFARHNAPKGEAVLPIDRLASRTSGLIALSGCRHGEIPAALLRGDRKAALRAAVCYRELFGPAGFWIELQHHLLPDDPRLVDELATLARHLGLGIVATNDVHYAEQDGHRLQDVLTCIRHNTALDDAAQLVRPNSEFYLKPAGDMARLFAAYPQALANTRLIADRCVFELRYGLQDLPTFDVPDGMTAQAFLQQRCTAALPSHYGTPSREVLDRLALELGIIERASMANYFLIVWDLVRFAREQGIRCQGRGSAANSIVAYLLDVTPIEPLSQRLVFERFLSDERRLLPDIDVDFDAARREEVIQYLYRRYGHAHTAMACTFVTYRTRSAIRDVGKALGFPLDLLDHVAKTTDARSADALAEQYGDVGQALPWQQLLDLTARIRGFPRHLGIHNGGMVITGSPLARRVPTEPATMPDRSVIQWDKDGLETVGLVKIDVLGLRMLSLIAEAVEIVRETTGQVPALERLIYDDPAVYAQVTDADTVGVFQVESRAQVQVLPRLQPATFDDLIVSISLIRPGPLQGNMVHPYLRRRFGEEPVTYPHPSLEPALAETLGVILFQEQVLKVAHDLAGLTPGQGELLRRALGSKFSTAGIEALRDVFLRGAHTRGVPAAVAEEVFARLQAFGSYSFPKSHAAAFAVLVYQSAWLKHYHPLAFYVGLLNNQPMGFWSPEVVVNDAKRHDIAILPVDVTLSRARCTVEGAAIRLGFNFVSGIGEVRGEEIEAARGAGPFRHLGDFCRRTQLPRRAVENLIRVGAMDAWDIPRRQLLWDLGKLQYRANELDLDYPDDGVELAPLSDTAMLLEEYEVLGLSTGAHVVSLFREQLRQRGTLTSRDLEGCSEGAVVEVAGQLTMHQAPPTAKGFHFLTLEDEWGMMNVIVKPDVYPVYREVIRSEPILVVKGIVQRRGRVINVVAKAIYNVS; the protein is encoded by the coding sequence ATGGGCGCCTACGTCGAACTCCACTGCCACAGCAACTTCAGCCTGCTCGACGGCGCCTCGCACCCGGAAGAGCTGGTCGCCCGCGCGGCTGTGCTCGGCATGGACGCTCTGGCGCTCACCGACCACGACGCCGTGTATGGGGCAGTGCGTTTCGTCGAGGCCTGCCGCCGGCAGGGCATCCAGCCGATCCTCGGCGCGGAGGTCACGCTCACCGGCGGTCACCACCTGACCCTGCTGGTCGAGAACGAGACCGGCTGGCACAACCTGTGCGAGATCCTGACTTTCGCCCGGCACAATGCGCCGAAGGGTGAAGCGGTGCTGCCGATCGATCGGCTCGCCTCGCGTACGTCCGGCCTGATCGCCCTGTCCGGCTGCCGGCACGGTGAAATCCCCGCCGCCCTGCTGCGCGGGGACCGGAAGGCTGCGCTCCGTGCCGCGGTGTGTTATCGCGAGCTGTTCGGCCCGGCGGGGTTCTGGATCGAGCTGCAGCATCACCTGCTGCCGGACGATCCACGCCTCGTCGACGAGCTGGCAACCCTGGCGCGACACCTGGGGCTGGGTATCGTCGCCACCAACGACGTGCACTACGCCGAGCAGGACGGCCACCGGCTGCAGGACGTGCTGACCTGTATTCGCCACAACACGGCGCTGGACGACGCGGCGCAGCTCGTCCGACCGAACTCGGAGTTCTACCTCAAGCCAGCCGGCGATATGGCGCGCCTGTTTGCCGCGTATCCCCAGGCGCTCGCCAACACCCGGCTGATCGCAGATCGCTGCGTCTTCGAGCTGCGCTACGGCTTGCAGGATCTACCCACTTTCGACGTACCCGACGGCATGACGGCGCAGGCCTTCCTGCAGCAGCGCTGCACCGCGGCGCTGCCGTCCCATTACGGCACGCCCTCGCGTGAGGTGCTCGACCGGCTGGCGCTGGAGCTGGGCATCATCGAGCGGGCCTCGATGGCGAACTACTTCCTCATCGTGTGGGACCTGGTGCGCTTCGCCCGCGAGCAGGGTATCCGCTGCCAGGGGCGCGGCTCGGCGGCCAACTCTATCGTGGCGTATCTGCTCGACGTCACGCCCATCGAGCCGCTGTCCCAGCGCCTGGTCTTCGAGCGTTTCCTCTCCGACGAGCGACGGCTCCTGCCGGACATCGACGTCGACTTCGACGCCGCGCGGCGCGAGGAGGTGATCCAGTACCTCTACCGGCGCTACGGCCACGCGCACACGGCGATGGCCTGCACGTTCGTCACCTACCGCACCCGCAGCGCGATCCGCGACGTGGGCAAAGCACTCGGTTTTCCGCTCGACCTGCTCGACCACGTGGCGAAGACGACCGATGCGCGGTCCGCCGACGCCCTGGCCGAGCAGTACGGCGACGTCGGTCAGGCGCTACCCTGGCAGCAGCTGCTCGACCTGACGGCCCGGATTCGCGGCTTTCCGCGCCACCTGGGTATCCACAACGGCGGCATGGTGATCACCGGCTCGCCGCTGGCCCGGCGCGTGCCGACCGAGCCGGCCACCATGCCCGACCGCTCCGTGATCCAGTGGGACAAAGACGGCCTGGAGACGGTTGGGCTGGTGAAGATCGACGTGCTGGGGCTGCGCATGCTGTCGCTCATCGCGGAGGCGGTCGAGATCGTGCGCGAGACGACCGGGCAGGTGCCGGCGCTGGAGCGGCTGATCTACGACGATCCGGCGGTGTACGCCCAGGTCACCGACGCCGATACCGTCGGCGTGTTCCAGGTCGAGTCGCGCGCCCAGGTCCAGGTGCTGCCCCGTCTGCAGCCCGCGACGTTCGACGACCTGATCGTCTCCATCTCGCTCATCCGCCCCGGCCCGCTCCAGGGCAACATGGTGCATCCCTACCTGCGGCGTCGATTCGGGGAAGAGCCGGTGACTTATCCTCATCCCAGCCTCGAACCGGCACTGGCGGAGACGCTCGGCGTGATCCTGTTCCAGGAACAGGTGCTCAAGGTCGCGCACGACCTCGCCGGGCTGACACCGGGCCAGGGCGAGCTGCTGCGCCGGGCACTGGGCAGCAAATTCTCGACCGCCGGCATCGAGGCGCTGCGCGACGTTTTCCTGCGCGGCGCGCACACGCGGGGTGTACCGGCAGCGGTGGCGGAGGAGGTCTTCGCCAGGCTGCAGGCCTTCGGCAGCTACTCCTTCCCGAAGAGCCACGCGGCGGCGTTCGCCGTGCTGGTCTACCAGTCCGCCTGGCTGAAGCATTACCATCCGCTGGCCTTCTACGTCGGCCTGCTGAACAACCAGCCGATGGGTTTCTGGTCGCCGGAAGTGGTCGTCAACGACGCCAAACGGCACGACATCGCGATTCTGCCGGTGGACGTGACTCTCAGCCGCGCCCGGTGCACCGTCGAGGGTGCTGCCATTCGTCTGGGCTTCAACTTCGTGTCAGGCATTGGTGAGGTGCGGGGGGAAGAGATAGAGGCGGCGCGAGGCGCCGGGCCGTTCCGGCATCTGGGCGACTTCTGCCGCCGCACCCAGCTGCCGCGCCGGGCGGTCGAGAACCTGATCCGCGTCGGCGCGATGGATGCCTGGGATATCCCCCGGCGGCAGCTCCTGTGGGATCTCGGCAAGCTGCAGTACCGCGCGAACGAGCTGGACCTGGACTATCCCGACGATGGCGTCGAACTGGCGCCGCTGAGCGATACCGCCATGCTGCTGGAGGAGTACGAGGTGCTGGGCCTCTCCACCGGTGCGCACGTGGTGTCGCTCTTCCGCGAGCAGCTGAGGCAGCGTGGCACTCTGACGAGTCGAGATCTGGAAGGCTGCTCTGAGGGGGCGGTGGTCGAGGTGGCGGGCCAGCTCACGATGCATCAGGCGCCGCCCACGGCGAAGGGCTTTCACTTCCTGACGCTGGAGGACGAGTGGGGCATGATGAACGTGATTGTGAAACCTGACGTGTATCCGGTGTATCGGGAGGTCATTCGATCCGAGCCAATTTTGGTCGTGAAGGGGATTGTGCAGCGACGAGGGCGGGTAATCAATGTAGTGGCTAAAGCAATCTACAATGTGAGCTAA
- a CDS encoding DNA polymerase Y family protein, with protein MIAYVRLPYFAISLAYRDEPSMTGPLVLGGYAWQAGQVYAMSQTPEQAGVRAGMALRQAQALCPDARFLPADDARCRQLFEQIADAFATYTPYTEPEPALQHAGCYLDLRAGDARQMARMLHCQIEVQFGVHLRIGLAATKHAAKIAAASATHDPIHLIPPGQEAAALAPLPLATLPLDAETVRQLHLLGIYTVGQFAALKGGAVLGRFGKTVYTVHRLALGQDPRPVAPYHYKQSEQAGCSFDDPLDNRQVVETTLHQLSQTLAQRLDPRHLIARSLALDVHFEDRTRGHAATTLREPSADPRRLGAALADLFSRIAVESRIDELHVTATDLVPPVARQLSLFDSGETQRTRLQEVLGHLAVRHGASFYRSTVVEAFPYLPERRVRWSALEAV; from the coding sequence ATGATCGCCTACGTCCGCCTTCCGTACTTCGCCATCTCGCTTGCTTACCGCGACGAGCCGAGCATGACCGGACCGCTCGTGCTCGGCGGCTACGCGTGGCAGGCAGGGCAGGTCTACGCCATGTCTCAGACGCCCGAACAGGCCGGGGTGCGCGCCGGCATGGCCCTGCGCCAGGCGCAGGCACTCTGCCCGGATGCGCGATTCCTGCCCGCCGACGACGCGCGCTGCCGGCAGCTGTTCGAGCAGATCGCGGACGCGTTCGCCACGTACACGCCGTATACCGAGCCGGAGCCGGCGCTGCAGCATGCCGGCTGTTACCTGGATCTGCGCGCCGGCGATGCGCGGCAGATGGCTCGCATGCTCCATTGCCAGATCGAGGTGCAATTCGGCGTACACCTCCGGATCGGGCTGGCCGCGACTAAGCACGCGGCGAAGATAGCGGCTGCATCCGCCACGCACGACCCGATCCACCTCATTCCACCCGGCCAGGAAGCCGCCGCGCTCGCGCCGCTGCCGCTCGCGACCCTGCCCCTGGATGCCGAGACCGTGCGCCAGCTGCACCTGCTGGGCATCTATACCGTCGGACAATTCGCCGCACTCAAAGGCGGGGCCGTGCTCGGTCGCTTCGGCAAGACGGTCTACACCGTGCACCGGCTGGCGCTGGGCCAGGACCCTCGCCCCGTCGCTCCCTACCACTACAAGCAATCCGAGCAGGCCGGCTGCAGCTTCGACGATCCGCTCGACAACCGCCAGGTCGTCGAGACAACACTCCACCAACTGAGCCAGACCCTCGCACAGCGGCTGGACCCCCGCCACCTGATCGCACGGTCGCTCGCGCTCGACGTCCACTTCGAAGATCGCACGCGCGGCCACGCGGCGACGACGCTGCGCGAGCCGAGCGCCGATCCCCGCCGTCTGGGCGCCGCGCTCGCGGACCTCTTCAGCCGGATCGCGGTCGAGAGCCGGATCGACGAGCTGCACGTCACGGCGACCGACCTGGTGCCGCCGGTTGCCCGGCAGCTGTCGCTGTTCGACAGCGGCGAGACGCAGCGCACGCGCCTGCAAGAAGTCCTGGGGCACCTCGCGGTGCGGCACGGCGCGAGCTTCTACCGCTCCACGGTCGTCGAGGCCTTTCCTTACCTGCCGGAGCGCCGCGTGCGCTGGTCGGCCCTGGAGGCCGTATGA
- a CDS encoding sensor histidine kinase: protein MNENSTYIQREELDEIGFSVNARVAMQLGRESISNSIVAILELVKNAYDADADYVNIVFSKTGSPDALLIIDDNGHGMTQQQLINNWMVIGTDNKAASKVSRNKNRNLVGEKGLGRLGLDRLGRIARVQTWSEDVDFGTELVIDWDKYEEQSRNRLEEIKHKLFRIAKTVSDPITSELEFRVKGTRIIVEGLKEDWTATVLHDLYRDLSLLVSPFSGEDDFSIWFETGQNSEFDGRIGSREILEAAEWKLVSSLHRKEEKWEISYEIVSPDVTSTFVEDWPLSSSPRCGSARFELYFFSRGDIPGTDDNVTFTKAQVNEFLDHNQGIRIYRDSFRVKPYGEPSGAGDWLQLALRRVRHPGGVRQPGQWKVGYNQIVGAVFISRADNPALSDQTNREGIVDGPAYWDLKAFTLRGVEFFERRRQIYERSQERPDEFDDVRKDALESSRGASNAIKGLRDSVEQLSLLMIQEDPSDSSELTSTLNQIVATAKQTESAVVSSRKAQNRMTRAYRQVQRDFEERKNTLGNLASLGILAAAFGHETLAHSNQVATNSALLMEQIDSIFPELEEVAASNVNIMLDNINFGASRINMFAEFMLANVQRDKRRRTAVYLDQVIESIFRTFDLPQTRQINVDLDFPSGRVPPILAFRIDWESILVNLLTNAVWALTATPAEHRNIRVRIRIRNKHLILSFADGGRGIEPGTIDRIFEPTFSTRRNDQGTVIGTGMGLAIVENLLQSYTGTIQVESPSELGGAEFHISVPIPALDKRGKRS, encoded by the coding sequence ATGAACGAGAACTCAACATATATCCAGCGGGAAGAACTCGATGAGATTGGTTTCTCCGTTAATGCTCGCGTTGCAATGCAACTGGGACGAGAGAGTATTTCTAACTCCATCGTAGCGATACTTGAACTAGTCAAAAACGCCTATGATGCGGATGCAGATTATGTGAATATCGTGTTTTCAAAGACAGGTTCACCTGATGCACTACTTATTATCGATGATAACGGCCATGGCATGACACAGCAGCAACTTATCAACAACTGGATGGTGATTGGAACCGATAATAAAGCAGCAAGCAAGGTGTCACGGAACAAGAATCGAAACTTAGTAGGTGAAAAAGGATTGGGGCGTTTAGGATTGGATCGACTGGGACGAATAGCTCGCGTTCAGACGTGGTCCGAAGATGTGGATTTTGGCACAGAGCTAGTAATCGATTGGGATAAGTACGAGGAGCAGAGCCGTAACCGTCTAGAAGAAATTAAGCACAAGCTTTTCCGCATTGCCAAGACAGTGTCCGATCCAATTACAAGCGAGCTTGAATTCAGAGTAAAAGGAACAAGAATTATTGTTGAAGGTCTTAAGGAGGACTGGACAGCTACTGTTTTGCACGATCTCTACCGAGATTTGTCTCTGCTTGTGTCGCCATTTTCAGGTGAAGATGATTTCAGTATATGGTTTGAAACGGGTCAGAACTCTGAATTTGATGGACGCATCGGATCACGTGAGATTCTTGAAGCTGCCGAGTGGAAACTCGTATCAAGCCTGCATCGCAAAGAAGAAAAGTGGGAGATTTCCTATGAAATAGTATCCCCTGACGTGACCTCGACGTTTGTTGAGGATTGGCCGTTATCTTCATCGCCACGGTGTGGTTCAGCACGATTCGAACTATATTTTTTCTCTCGCGGAGACATCCCAGGCACCGACGACAACGTCACATTTACCAAGGCTCAAGTAAATGAATTCCTCGATCACAACCAAGGCATCCGAATTTACCGCGACAGTTTCCGTGTAAAGCCCTATGGAGAACCATCCGGTGCTGGAGACTGGCTTCAACTGGCATTGCGTCGTGTACGGCACCCTGGAGGTGTTAGACAGCCTGGCCAGTGGAAAGTAGGGTATAACCAGATTGTTGGCGCAGTATTCATATCTCGCGCAGACAATCCGGCTCTTTCAGATCAAACAAATCGCGAAGGAATCGTTGATGGTCCTGCGTACTGGGACTTGAAGGCATTCACCCTCCGGGGCGTCGAATTCTTTGAACGTAGGCGGCAAATCTATGAGCGTTCACAGGAAAGACCTGACGAATTCGATGATGTGAGAAAAGATGCACTGGAGTCTAGTCGGGGCGCATCCAACGCTATAAAGGGTCTCCGTGACAGTGTTGAACAGCTTTCTCTGCTGATGATCCAAGAAGACCCGTCAGACTCTTCAGAATTGACCTCTACCCTTAATCAGATTGTGGCTACGGCAAAACAAACAGAAAGCGCGGTCGTAAGTAGTCGAAAAGCCCAGAACCGAATGACGCGTGCTTATAGGCAGGTACAAAGAGATTTCGAAGAGAGAAAAAACACTTTAGGCAATCTAGCATCACTCGGAATTCTCGCAGCTGCATTTGGCCATGAAACATTGGCTCATTCAAATCAAGTAGCGACCAATTCTGCATTACTGATGGAGCAAATTGACTCTATATTTCCCGAACTTGAAGAGGTTGCAGCCTCAAACGTCAATATCATGTTAGACAACATAAATTTTGGTGCCAGTCGGATCAACATGTTTGCGGAATTCATGCTCGCCAATGTCCAACGAGACAAAAGAAGGCGTACAGCAGTATATCTGGATCAGGTCATCGAAAGTATCTTCCGGACCTTCGATTTGCCCCAGACTCGTCAAATCAACGTCGATCTCGATTTTCCATCTGGACGCGTTCCTCCGATTCTAGCATTCAGGATAGATTGGGAAAGCATCCTCGTAAATCTACTCACAAATGCTGTTTGGGCCCTCACCGCTACTCCGGCAGAGCATCGCAATATACGTGTACGCATTCGCATACGAAATAAACACTTAATACTATCGTTCGCTGATGGAGGACGAGGTATTGAACCGGGAACGATTGACCGGATATTTGAACCAACATTTTCTACGAGACGCAATGACCAAGGCACTGTGATCGGTACAGGAATGGGCCTAGCAATTGTCGAAAATTTACTGCAGTCATATACTGGGACAATTCAAGTCGAATCACCGTCGGAGCTAGGAGGAGCAGAATTCCATATTTCTGTCCCAATTCCAGCTTTGGACAAGAGGGGCAAACGCTCATGA